In Sphingobium sp. B2D3C, a genomic segment contains:
- a CDS encoding cytochrome c-type biogenesis protein CcmH codes for MRGALILPALLAILPAPVFAQTALPPAPYANRQLDDPALEAKATELMHTIRCLTCQSQSIADSDASMAADLRSIIRERIAAGEDPEAIRAWLIERYGDWISYKPTADPILWPLWAAPLMLLGAGGALAYGRMRRRKGAKA; via the coding sequence ATGAGAGGCGCGCTGATCCTGCCGGCGTTGCTCGCCATCCTGCCGGCGCCTGTGTTCGCGCAGACCGCACTGCCGCCCGCACCCTATGCCAATCGCCAGCTCGACGATCCGGCGCTGGAGGCGAAGGCAACCGAGCTGATGCACACGATTCGCTGTCTGACCTGCCAGAGCCAGTCTATTGCGGACAGCGACGCGAGTATGGCGGCGGACCTGCGCTCGATCATTCGCGAGCGCATCGCGGCGGGCGAAGACCCTGAGGCCATTCGCGCCTGGCTCATCGAGCGCTATGGGGATTGGATCAGCTACAAGCCGACCGCGGACCCCATTCTCTGGCCGCTCTGGGCGGCACCGCTGATGCTGCTGGGCGCGGGCGGGGCGCTGGCATATGGGCGGATGCGCCGCCGCAAGGGAGCGAAGGCATGA
- a CDS encoding DsbE family thiol:disulfide interchange protein, which translates to MKFGKRSLILWIPLIAYVIFLGVASLGLNREQQTVVQSRMIGKPVPPMDLPAGASSRPTLSTKAMADGQPRLLNIFASWCVPCIAEAPVLLQLAQRGVPIDGVAIRDARADVDDFLTRHGNPYQRIGLDERSALQFYMGSSGVPETFVVDGKGIIRYQHIGVIGPQDVDMILAKLREARS; encoded by the coding sequence ATGAAGTTCGGCAAGCGCTCGCTCATCCTGTGGATTCCGCTGATTGCCTATGTGATCTTCCTCGGCGTGGCCTCGCTGGGCCTCAATCGTGAGCAGCAGACGGTGGTGCAATCGCGGATGATCGGCAAGCCGGTCCCGCCGATGGACCTGCCGGCGGGCGCCTCCAGCCGCCCGACGCTCTCCACCAAGGCGATGGCGGACGGGCAGCCGCGCCTGCTCAACATCTTCGCGAGCTGGTGCGTGCCCTGCATCGCCGAGGCGCCGGTGCTGCTGCAACTTGCCCAACGGGGCGTGCCCATTGATGGCGTGGCCATCCGCGATGCCCGCGCCGATGTGGACGACTTCCTGACGCGTCACGGTAATCCTTATCAGCGCATCGGGCTGGATGAGCGCAGTGCCCTGCAGTTCTATATGGGCTCTTCCGGGGTGCCGGAGACGTTCGTGGTCGATGGCAAGGGCATCATCCGCTACCAGCATATCGGCGTGATCGGCCCGCAGGATGTGGACATGATCCTCGCCAAGCTGCGCGAGGCGCGGTCATGA